The following proteins are encoded in a genomic region of Desulfovibrio sp.:
- a CDS encoding aryl-sulfate sulfotransferase codes for MGHPTIYPTGVTVYNPEKAWSGFTIIQAPDNGALLLGMNGHEIRMWKDVHGFPNKMFPGGMLMGSTGTRHPKHGLQDQLDLVQIDWDGNIVWKFDRAEFVEDPGQKAQWMARQHHDFQREGSSTGYYAPGQEPKIDSGNTLVLCHKNNVQPYISDKPLVDDVIYEVTWDGDIVWEWNCSDHAEEMGFTEAALNAMCRDPNYRGGTLMEDAPGVGDWMHVNSMSTLGPNKWFEAGDARFHPDNIIIDGRETNIILILDKKTGKIVWQLGPDYDRSPEDKAIGWIIGQHHAHMIPRGLPGEGNILVYDNGGWGGYGNPNPGAPKGVKAAQRDYSRVLEIDPVARKIVWQYTPHEAGFLVPLDASRFYSPFISSAQRLPNGNTLICEGSDGRVFEVTAEHEIVWEYICPYKGHISLPMNWVYRAYRLPYSWVPQADVPEEKAIEPLEVKTFRVPGAAPFGAMSEVKVEGTIGYYSGAGHCVAATE; via the coding sequence ATGGGACACCCGACTATCTATCCCACAGGCGTTACGGTCTATAATCCGGAAAAAGCCTGGAGTGGATTCACCATCATTCAGGCACCGGACAACGGCGCTCTGCTTCTTGGCATGAACGGTCATGAAATCCGCATGTGGAAGGACGTTCATGGCTTTCCCAACAAGATGTTCCCCGGCGGCATGCTCATGGGCAGCACCGGCACCCGCCACCCCAAGCACGGCCTTCAGGATCAGCTTGATCTTGTGCAGATCGACTGGGACGGAAACATCGTGTGGAAGTTTGACCGCGCCGAATTTGTGGAAGATCCCGGCCAGAAGGCGCAGTGGATGGCTCGCCAGCACCACGATTTTCAGCGCGAAGGCAGCTCCACGGGCTACTATGCTCCCGGCCAGGAACCAAAGATTGACTCCGGCAACACCTTGGTGCTTTGCCACAAAAACAATGTGCAGCCCTACATCAGCGACAAACCGCTGGTTGACGATGTGATTTATGAAGTCACCTGGGACGGCGACATCGTATGGGAATGGAACTGCTCTGACCATGCGGAAGAAATGGGCTTCACCGAGGCCGCGCTCAACGCCATGTGTCGCGACCCCAACTACCGTGGCGGCACCCTCATGGAAGACGCTCCCGGCGTGGGCGACTGGATGCACGTCAACTCCATGTCCACCCTTGGCCCCAACAAATGGTTTGAGGCTGGCGATGCCCGTTTCCATCCCGACAACATCATCATTGATGGTCGGGAAACCAACATCATTCTGATTCTGGATAAAAAAACCGGCAAGATTGTCTGGCAGCTTGGCCCGGACTATGACCGCAGCCCCGAAGACAAGGCCATCGGCTGGATCATTGGTCAACACCACGCGCACATGATCCCCCGTGGCCTGCCCGGCGAGGGCAATATTCTGGTATACGACAACGGCGGCTGGGGCGGCTACGGCAACCCCAATCCCGGCGCGCCCAAGGGCGTCAAGGCTGCCCAGCGCGACTACTCCCGCGTGCTCGAAATAGACCCCGTGGCCCGCAAGATTGTGTGGCAGTACACGCCGCACGAAGCAGGATTCCTCGTGCCTCTGGACGCCAGCCGTTTTTACAGCCCCTTCATCAGCTCTGCCCAGCGCCTGCCCAACGGCAACACGCTTATTTGCGAAGGTTCTGACGGCCGCGTTTTTGAAGTGACGGCAGAACACGAAATCGTGTGGGAATACATCTGCCCCTACAAGGGCCATATCAGCCTGCCCATGAACTGGGTGTACCGCGCCTATCGCCTCCCCTACTCCTGGGTGCCGCAGGCGGATGTGCCGGAAGAAAAAGCCATTGAACCTCTGGAAGTCAAAACCTTCCGCGTACCCGGCGCGGCCCCGTTTGGGGCAATGTCCGAAGTCAAGGTTGAAGGCACCATCGGGTACTACAGCGGCGCAGGGCACTGCGTTGCCGCCACGGAATAG
- a CDS encoding outer membrane homotrimeric porin — MKAVRNNVLGVLLAGGLLLAPEAAKAVDFKVKGAFDVSFEASNVMPRGIKGSDTFGAIERLRTQIDAIASENVSGSLMFTVGTGTMNWGKSGDGASLGADSSKNLGVRHAYIDWLVPRTDIKVRMGMQPQLLPGYVTGWSAVYGQYSTGVTVSSPLVSSGDYKMGLTGFWARPYNDNSEITQNGQTQKNYLDNLDLLALTLPITGNGLKITPWGMYGLIGENSLRGINNNTDQREPAIYAPRGGLMPVLGSGGNYVSTFEKKYRNANNTWGNGFWGGLTSDVTAFEPFDIAAEFTYGRVDMGELKDYTQFSSTRQAKTFDLVRQGWYAALRVDYKCDWGVPGITAWYGSGDDSNPYNGSERLPVFNSPWPVTPLGFGGGFFDLNTWKVLGHNPGGLAGVVGTIKDVSFIDDLTHTFKLAYFHGTNSAEMPRKANMTSYPSRADGPMAYLTTTDHAWEGSVSNTYKIYDNLLMNVEAAYVNLHLDGSTWRGVEDSQYRDNWRVSLTFRYQF; from the coding sequence ATGAAAGCTGTTCGCAACAACGTACTGGGAGTGTTGCTTGCCGGAGGCTTGCTGCTTGCGCCGGAAGCGGCCAAGGCGGTTGATTTCAAGGTCAAGGGGGCATTTGATGTAAGCTTTGAAGCATCCAATGTCATGCCGCGCGGGATTAAAGGGAGCGACACCTTCGGCGCCATAGAGCGCCTGCGCACCCAGATAGACGCAATTGCCAGCGAAAACGTGTCCGGCAGCCTGATGTTCACCGTAGGCACCGGCACCATGAACTGGGGTAAATCCGGCGACGGCGCATCTCTTGGAGCGGACAGTTCAAAGAATCTTGGCGTCCGGCATGCGTACATTGACTGGCTCGTGCCCAGGACTGATATAAAGGTGCGCATGGGTATGCAGCCGCAGCTTCTGCCCGGTTATGTGACTGGCTGGAGTGCGGTATATGGTCAGTATTCCACCGGTGTAACCGTCAGTTCTCCTCTGGTGAGCAGCGGGGATTACAAGATGGGGCTGACGGGCTTCTGGGCGCGGCCTTATAACGACAATTCTGAAATTACGCAAAACGGGCAGACGCAGAAAAACTACCTTGATAACCTTGATCTTCTGGCGCTGACCTTGCCGATCACCGGCAATGGCCTGAAAATAACCCCCTGGGGCATGTATGGCCTCATTGGCGAAAACAGCCTGCGCGGCATCAACAACAATACCGACCAGCGCGAACCTGCCATTTACGCCCCGCGCGGCGGTCTTATGCCTGTGCTTGGCAGCGGCGGCAACTATGTCAGCACGTTTGAAAAAAAGTATCGCAACGCAAACAATACCTGGGGTAATGGCTTCTGGGGCGGCCTGACCTCTGACGTCACGGCTTTTGAGCCTTTTGATATCGCGGCGGAGTTCACTTATGGCCGTGTGGATATGGGCGAGCTGAAAGATTACACCCAGTTCAGCTCCACCCGTCAGGCCAAGACTTTTGATCTCGTGCGTCAGGGCTGGTACGCGGCCTTGCGTGTGGATTACAAATGCGACTGGGGCGTCCCAGGCATCACCGCCTGGTACGGCAGTGGCGATGACAGCAACCCCTACAACGGTTCGGAACGTCTGCCTGTGTTCAACTCCCCCTGGCCGGTCACGCCCCTGGGTTTTGGCGGCGGTTTTTTTGATCTCAACACCTGGAAGGTTCTTGGGCACAACCCCGGCGGTCTGGCTGGCGTTGTGGGCACCATCAAGGATGTCAGCTTTATTGACGACCTTACCCACACCTTCAAGCTTGCGTATTTTCATGGCACAAACAGTGCGGAAATGCCCCGCAAGGCCAATATGACGAGCTATCCCAGCAGGGCCGACGGCCCCATGGCCTACCTCACCACCACCGACCATGCCTGGGAAGGCAGCGTGTCCAATACCTACAAGATTTACGACAACCTGCTGATGAATGTTGAAGCTGCCTACGTGAACCTTCATCTTGACGGCAGCACGTGGCGTGGAGTGGAAGATTCGCAGTATCGGGATAACTGGCGGGTTTCGCTGACCTTCCGTTATCAGTTCTGA
- a CDS encoding MFS transporter: MQDSPRISNNYFDGLAVTGRHKAVFFIIMVAYFCEQMDNWNFGFIAPALMHNWGLTMKDLGTVTFWYFASMTLGGFVGGFISDIIGRRKTFLIAITLFSTASIINGLTDSFHVFVVSRALTGFGVFCLMVCSQAYIAEMAPAESRGKWQNMIAGVGFCAVPVIGMLCRLIIPLHEEAWRYIFYMGGVGYIALIIAWRYLDESPRWLVARGRIAEAEAVMKDLTGRDVDLADAASKCMTQKPPLKEVLLGMCSSKYLKRTLVIFMLVVCTNPATFVVTNWTATLLKAHGFPLEDTLMATTLISIGVPLGLFASSAFTDKGGRKIPIVIMLIVMAVLAPIFGNLSQYWVVVLTGAVLTAFVMGMGFTVFSYTTESYPTHLRNTATGFHSSIGRLAVAFSQPLIPVVYAAYSFDGVFYIFSILCIIPAIVVGVWGARTGGKSLEDIA; this comes from the coding sequence ATGCAGGATTCGCCGCGCATCAGCAATAACTACTTTGACGGCCTTGCTGTTACAGGACGCCACAAGGCTGTGTTCTTTATCATCATGGTCGCATACTTCTGCGAACAGATGGATAACTGGAACTTCGGCTTTATTGCCCCGGCGCTGATGCACAACTGGGGGCTGACCATGAAGGATCTTGGAACTGTGACCTTCTGGTATTTTGCCTCCATGACCCTCGGCGGATTTGTCGGCGGATTTATCTCGGACATCATCGGGCGGCGCAAAACCTTCCTCATTGCCATCACGCTGTTTTCCACAGCCTCGATCATCAACGGCCTTACGGACAGCTTCCACGTATTTGTGGTCTCACGCGCGCTGACGGGCTTTGGCGTGTTCTGCCTCATGGTGTGTTCGCAAGCCTATATTGCAGAAATGGCCCCGGCCGAGAGCCGTGGCAAATGGCAAAACATGATCGCGGGCGTTGGTTTTTGCGCCGTGCCGGTCATTGGCATGCTCTGCCGCCTGATCATCCCCCTGCACGAAGAAGCATGGCGCTACATCTTCTATATGGGCGGCGTTGGCTACATCGCTCTCATCATCGCCTGGCGCTACCTTGATGAGTCCCCCCGCTGGCTCGTGGCCCGTGGCCGTATTGCGGAAGCGGAAGCCGTGATGAAAGACCTCACCGGCAGGGATGTTGACCTTGCCGATGCGGCCAGCAAATGCATGACCCAGAAGCCCCCGCTTAAGGAAGTGCTGCTTGGCATGTGCAGTTCCAAGTATCTCAAGCGCACTCTGGTTATTTTTATGCTGGTGGTTTGTACCAACCCGGCCACCTTTGTGGTCACCAACTGGACCGCCACCCTGCTCAAGGCTCACGGCTTCCCGCTTGAAGATACACTTATGGCCACCACGCTCATTTCCATTGGCGTACCGCTTGGACTGTTTGCCTCCAGCGCTTTTACCGACAAGGGCGGACGCAAAATCCCCATTGTCATCATGCTGATTGTGATGGCCGTGCTTGCCCCCATCTTCGGCAATTTAAGCCAATACTGGGTAGTGGTGCTTACCGGCGCTGTGCTTACGGCCTTTGTGATGGGCATGGGTTTCACCGTATTTTCCTACACGACGGAATCCTACCCCACCCACCTGCGCAACACCGCCACGGGTTTCCACTCCTCAATTGGCCGTCTGGCCGTTGCTTTCTCACAACCTCTCATTCCTGTTGTCTATGCAGCATACAGCTTTGACGGAGTGTTTTATATTTTCAGCATCCTGTGCATCATCCCCGCCATTGTCGTTGGCGTATGGGGTGCGCGCACGGGTGGCAAGTCGCTCGAAGACATTGCCTAA
- a CDS encoding glutaredoxin family protein, which yields MSITLYTAPDCIRCKIVKAFLAERGLAYDTIDFKADAQEFNTFYRTNRKAIYRNPEGVEFPLFSDGEVIKQGSGEIIAYLLSGHTLEACVTRSDMLHGKIAGLYPSQCPDGQEDNFAILVDRLAAGGLQVWLQTDGRKPELLEKLLKIKDVHVVCNLVGGPEASTKIFGGAPGKEELAKTIALVQATSDGAVRFLAMPLPAGDGWDWPKREDAAAAAKLVAEACGLPTLPYSITPVTADMVWDMRGLEPLPEQNLLMYRSASRQHLFKADIVK from the coding sequence ATGAGCATAACCCTTTATACAGCGCCGGACTGCATCCGCTGCAAGATCGTCAAAGCCTTTCTTGCCGAACGCGGGCTGGCATACGACACCATAGATTTCAAGGCTGACGCGCAGGAATTCAACACGTTCTACCGCACAAACCGCAAGGCCATTTACCGCAATCCTGAAGGGGTGGAATTTCCGCTGTTCTCCGATGGCGAGGTCATCAAGCAGGGTTCCGGCGAAATCATCGCCTACCTGCTCTCGGGGCATACGCTGGAGGCCTGCGTAACCCGCAGCGACATGCTCCACGGAAAAATTGCGGGGCTTTACCCTTCGCAATGCCCTGACGGGCAGGAAGATAATTTTGCAATTCTTGTTGACCGGCTGGCTGCTGGCGGCTTGCAGGTCTGGTTGCAGACCGATGGTCGCAAACCGGAGCTGCTGGAAAAGCTGCTGAAGATCAAAGATGTGCACGTAGTCTGCAATCTTGTGGGCGGCCCTGAGGCAAGCACAAAAATTTTTGGCGGCGCGCCCGGCAAGGAAGAACTGGCAAAAACCATCGCCCTTGTGCAGGCCACGTCCGATGGCGCGGTGCGCTTTCTGGCCATGCCGCTTCCCGCTGGCGATGGCTGGGACTGGCCCAAGAGGGAAGACGCCGCAGCGGCGGCAAAACTAGTGGCCGAGGCTTGCGGCCTGCCCACCCTGCCATACAGCATCACCCCCGTCACGGCGGATATGGTGTGGGACATGCGCGGGCTTGAGCCCCTGCCGGAGCAGAACCTGCTCATGTACCGCTCCGCCTCGCGCCAGCATCTGTTCAAGGCAGACATCGTTAAATAG
- a CDS encoding FAD-dependent oxidoreductase — protein sequence MQSFDTIILGGGPGGTTAARILAQAGKSVALVEKTHLGGTCLNCGCIPTKMLLGAVAPLALLHAQQRTRVAKGEIAVDFAALQTRVSRFTSGTSKTLGKSLASMGVTIFTGRGEGLAPGTVRVHAEDGTTDLTAQHIILACGSSSAAFPGLTPDHDCVLDSTDLLRIESVPESLVIIGAGAIGLELGDFFSAMGSKVTIVEAAPHIAPLEDTDIAAELRRALQKNGITCHEGARAKDLRTVDGQAQLTLEDGTVISAAKALVAVGRMPNTAGLNAQQWGCNLNKHGYVETSAFLEAAPNVYAVGDVNGLVLLAHAAEHQAVYVAGRILGESAGEYQSGPVPSCVYGAMEVMRVGQTAEALLREGKDVEVSQAALSLNPIAQASGGTAGFVKTVWSDGKIAGIAAVGAGVSHLVMVALLLIKEGYTAQNLHKVMFAHPTLDEIVSMSIMAPKVRAESN from the coding sequence ATGCAGTCTTTTGATACCATTATTCTGGGCGGCGGCCCCGGCGGAACCACGGCAGCGCGCATTCTTGCCCAGGCAGGCAAGAGTGTTGCCCTGGTGGAAAAAACACACCTTGGCGGCACCTGCCTGAACTGCGGCTGCATCCCCACCAAGATGCTGCTCGGCGCTGTGGCCCCGCTGGCCCTATTGCATGCCCAGCAACGAACCCGTGTAGCCAAGGGCGAAATTGCCGTTGACTTTGCAGCGCTCCAAACGCGCGTGAGCCGCTTCACCTCAGGCACGAGCAAAACGCTTGGCAAAAGCCTTGCCAGCATGGGCGTGACGATCTTTACCGGGCGCGGCGAAGGCCTTGCACCGGGCACTGTGCGCGTCCATGCCGAAGATGGCACTACGGATCTGACAGCCCAGCACATAATTCTGGCCTGCGGGTCATCTTCCGCGGCGTTTCCCGGTCTGACGCCCGATCACGACTGCGTGCTGGACAGCACTGATCTGCTGCGCATTGAATCTGTTCCTGAAAGCCTTGTCATCATTGGTGCCGGGGCCATCGGCCTTGAACTGGGTGATTTTTTCTCGGCCATGGGCAGCAAGGTGACAATAGTGGAGGCCGCGCCCCACATCGCACCTCTGGAAGATACCGATATCGCCGCAGAATTACGCCGGGCACTGCAAAAAAACGGCATAACCTGCCACGAAGGCGCACGGGCCAAAGACTTGCGCACAGTTGACGGGCAGGCGCAGCTCACCCTGGAAGACGGCACGGTAATCAGCGCAGCCAAGGCGTTGGTGGCTGTGGGCCGCATGCCCAACACCGCCGGGCTGAACGCCCAGCAATGGGGCTGCAATCTCAACAAGCACGGCTATGTTGAAACAAGCGCCTTTCTTGAAGCCGCCCCCAACGTCTACGCCGTGGGCGACGTCAACGGCCTTGTGCTGCTGGCCCACGCTGCGGAACATCAGGCTGTGTACGTGGCGGGACGCATCCTTGGCGAAAGCGCCGGAGAATATCAATCCGGCCCGGTGCCCTCATGCGTTTACGGGGCAATGGAAGTCATGCGCGTCGGCCAGACGGCGGAGGCACTCCTTCGCGAAGGCAAGGACGTGGAAGTCTCCCAGGCGGCTCTGTCCCTGAATCCCATTGCGCAGGCAAGCGGCGGCACAGCCGGATTTGTCAAAACAGTCTGGAGTGATGGCAAAATTGCAGGCATTGCCGCTGTTGGCGCAGGAGTTTCACACCTTGTGATGGTGGCCCTGCTGCTGATCAAGGAAGGCTATACGGCGCAAAACCTGCACAAAGTCATGTTTGCCCATCCCACGCTGGATGAAATTGTGTCCATGTCCATTATGGCGCCCAAGGTGCGCGCGGAATCCAACTGA
- the gcvH gene encoding glycine cleavage system protein GcvH has protein sequence MNFPHDRKYHAEHLWAQSLPDGTCLIGITDFAQDQLGGVIFVDLPAVGASFRQGESCASIESVKVTSEAIMPVSGQVTAINEALADAPELLNDDPYNQGWLIKVQPTAPDEGGCITAEEYAQAVAS, from the coding sequence GTGAACTTTCCTCACGACAGAAAATACCATGCAGAACATTTGTGGGCGCAAAGCCTGCCTGACGGCACCTGCCTTATCGGCATTACCGATTTTGCCCAGGATCAACTGGGCGGGGTGATCTTTGTTGATCTGCCCGCTGTTGGCGCAAGCTTCCGGCAGGGGGAATCCTGCGCTTCCATTGAATCCGTCAAGGTGACCAGCGAGGCCATCATGCCCGTCTCCGGTCAGGTTACGGCCATTAACGAAGCCCTCGCAGATGCCCCGGAACTGCTCAACGACGATCCCTACAATCAGGGATGGCTGATAAAGGTGCAACCCACGGCCCCCGATGAAGGCGGATGCATTACAGCCGAGGAATACGCCCAAGCTGTGGCAAGCTGA
- a CDS encoding alpha/beta hydrolase, translating into MIHRSKLTGITLFVSCLLVILGWINTSITLAKDIVPVGEKIAVDTKGYDIYQVSANGIKIGYKLIGTGEPLLLITGLGATMERWEPEFIEEASKKYQLILMDNRGMGYTTDNGQQFTYRLFAQDVIGLMDSLEVKKTNVLGYSQSSVTTQNLLLYYSERFNKAIIHATSIDGKAVATALKQMTLPDNPTIKKQLQAAIAWKTPLQKMSLIKNPVMLLVGTADTVVGTKSSKILASLIPGAWLVQFKGGSHHLQYEAPSAFTQIVLTFLAMDETVPAKQNP; encoded by the coding sequence ATGATCCATCGTTCAAAACTCACAGGAATCACCCTTTTCGTTTCCTGCTTGCTGGTCATTCTGGGGTGGATAAACACTTCTATCACTTTGGCCAAAGATATTGTGCCGGTTGGCGAAAAAATTGCTGTAGATACCAAGGGATATGACATCTATCAGGTAAGCGCCAACGGAATCAAAATAGGATATAAGTTGATAGGTACAGGCGAGCCCCTGCTGTTGATTACTGGGCTAGGGGCAACCATGGAGAGGTGGGAACCAGAATTTATCGAAGAAGCATCAAAAAAATATCAACTGATCCTCATGGACAACAGGGGAATGGGGTATACTACGGATAATGGTCAACAATTTACGTATCGTCTCTTTGCCCAAGACGTTATTGGCCTGATGGATTCACTTGAAGTCAAAAAAACAAATGTACTTGGATATTCTCAGTCTAGTGTGACCACTCAGAATTTACTTCTTTACTATTCTGAGCGCTTCAATAAAGCCATAATCCATGCCACTTCAATCGATGGGAAAGCCGTTGCCACAGCTTTAAAGCAAATGACTTTACCTGACAATCCTACGATAAAGAAACAGCTTCAGGCAGCCATTGCGTGGAAGACTCCTTTGCAAAAAATGTCGCTGATTAAAAATCCAGTCATGCTGCTGGTTGGAACGGCGGATACTGTTGTGGGAACGAAGAGTTCGAAAATTCTTGCCAGTTTGATACCTGGAGCTTGGTTAGTTCAGTTCAAAGGTGGATCGCACCATTTGCAATATGAAGCCCCATCCGCCTTCACCCAGATTGTTTTGACCTTCTTGGCAATGGACGAGACGGTTCCTGCCAAGCAAAATCCATAA
- the rpsT gene encoding 30S ribosomal protein S20 codes for MANHKSALKRHKQSLQRAGRNRAARTRVKNAIKQVRAAIQSNEQGQASEALSSATSVLAKAAGKGAMHWKKAARKISRLAHAVNGISA; via the coding sequence GTGGCCAACCATAAGTCAGCCCTCAAGCGTCACAAGCAGAGCTTGCAGCGGGCAGGCCGCAATCGCGCCGCCCGTACCCGCGTGAAAAATGCCATCAAGCAGGTTCGCGCCGCCATCCAGAGCAACGAACAGGGTCAGGCCAGCGAAGCCCTGTCCAGCGCCACTTCCGTGCTTGCCAAGGCTGCCGGTAAGGGTGCCATGCACTGGAAGAAAGCCGCACGCAAGATTTCGCGTCTGGCTCATGCCGTTAACGGCATCAGCGCTTAG
- the glyS gene encoding glycine--tRNA ligase subunit beta has protein sequence MATFVLEIGSEELPSRFLAPEEGELASRFSGALDEAGLEYGALRVMSTPRRAVVIIENLNPVQVEREEVVSGPPVRVAYDAEGKPTKALEGFVRTNACALEDVFRVETDKGEYVAVRKRTGGAPAAGLLADICPAVITALSFQKRMHWGSYSLAYARPLRWILALLDDAVVPFTVGPMTSGRETSGHRIHGAGPFAVTHANEFLATLAGPCAITIDPAQRRNVIIDGGNAQAAAAGGKVLWKDSLLDEVQGLAEHPVPLLADFDPAYLEVPREVLLTSMESHQKSFGIEGANGELLPHFLTVLNITPEDMGVVKRGWERVLRARLEDARFFWQADLRDTFDHWLQKLDTVIFIGGLGSMGDKTRRLEALCRWLAESCAPELADDAARAGRLSKADLVSGLVGEFDTLQGIMGGIYAGRKGESKAVAEALGEQYLPAGPDSPLPKSLAGALLSMADKADTLAGCFGLGMIPTGAADPNGLRRCALGIIRIMLEFGLAVDVRQFFAMAQQLYGDRQWKLAPHDALDKLMEFFAARLRNYFMSQGQDTLLVDAALGAGAEDVKDCGARLAALAAFSQAADYEAAVQTFKRVANILRKQGQAEELSDHWDPALLREDAEKALASTLEEMLPRLDALWAAHDHAAALACLSAVRPAVDAFFAGVMVMCDDADLRRNRLSMLRGLGSRFARLADFSALQM, from the coding sequence GTGGCGACCTTTGTGCTTGAAATCGGCAGCGAAGAGTTGCCTTCCCGTTTTCTGGCCCCCGAAGAAGGGGAGCTGGCCTCACGTTTTAGCGGTGCTCTGGACGAGGCCGGGCTTGAATACGGCGCGCTGCGCGTCATGAGCACGCCCCGACGCGCGGTGGTGATTATTGAAAATCTTAACCCCGTGCAGGTGGAGAGGGAAGAGGTGGTCTCCGGCCCGCCCGTGCGCGTGGCCTATGACGCCGAAGGCAAGCCCACCAAGGCCCTTGAGGGTTTTGTGCGCACCAATGCCTGCGCTCTTGAAGACGTTTTTCGTGTGGAAACGGACAAGGGCGAATACGTGGCCGTGCGCAAACGCACCGGCGGCGCGCCCGCAGCCGGCTTGCTTGCTGATATCTGCCCTGCGGTGATTACCGCGCTTTCATTCCAGAAGCGCATGCACTGGGGTTCATATTCGCTGGCCTATGCCCGCCCGCTGCGCTGGATACTGGCGCTGCTTGATGATGCCGTGGTACCCTTTACTGTTGGCCCCATGACCTCTGGTCGTGAGACCAGCGGTCACCGCATCCACGGCGCTGGCCCCTTTGCTGTGACGCATGCCAATGAATTTCTGGCCACCCTCGCCGGACCCTGCGCCATCACCATTGATCCTGCCCAACGCCGCAATGTCATTATTGATGGCGGCAATGCCCAGGCGGCTGCCGCTGGCGGCAAGGTGCTGTGGAAAGACAGCCTGCTGGACGAAGTGCAGGGCCTTGCCGAGCACCCGGTGCCGCTGCTGGCCGATTTTGATCCCGCCTATCTTGAGGTGCCGCGAGAAGTGCTGCTCACCAGCATGGAAAGCCACCAGAAGAGCTTTGGCATTGAAGGTGCCAATGGCGAACTGCTGCCGCATTTTCTCACCGTGCTGAACATCACCCCCGAAGATATGGGCGTGGTCAAGCGCGGCTGGGAACGCGTGCTGCGCGCCCGGCTTGAAGACGCCCGCTTTTTCTGGCAGGCCGACCTGCGTGATACCTTTGACCACTGGCTGCAAAAGTTGGATACGGTCATTTTTATCGGCGGGCTTGGCAGCATGGGCGACAAAACCCGCAGGCTTGAGGCTCTGTGCCGCTGGCTTGCCGAGAGCTGCGCGCCCGAACTTGCCGACGATGCCGCGCGCGCCGGGCGCCTTTCAAAGGCGGATCTGGTGAGCGGCCTTGTGGGAGAGTTTGATACCCTTCAGGGTATCATGGGCGGCATCTATGCTGGCCGCAAGGGCGAGAGCAAGGCCGTGGCCGAAGCTCTGGGCGAACAGTATCTGCCCGCCGGGCCGGATTCTCCGCTGCCCAAGAGCCTCGCAGGCGCGCTGCTCTCTATGGCGGATAAGGCCGACACTCTCGCAGGCTGCTTTGGCCTTGGCATGATCCCCACTGGCGCTGCCGACCCCAACGGCCTGCGGCGTTGCGCGCTGGGCATCATCCGTATCATGCTCGAGTTCGGCCTTGCGGTTGACGTGCGACAGTTCTTTGCCATGGCGCAACAGCTTTATGGTGATCGCCAGTGGAAGCTCGCCCCGCACGATGCTCTGGACAAGCTCATGGAATTTTTTGCTGCGCGTTTGCGCAACTATTTCATGAGTCAGGGACAGGACACTCTGCTGGTGGATGCGGCCCTTGGCGCGGGCGCGGAAGATGTGAAAGACTGCGGCGCACGCCTTGCGGCGCTGGCGGCATTTAGCCAGGCGGCGGACTATGAAGCTGCGGTGCAGACCTTCAAGCGCGTTGCCAATATCCTGCGCAAGCAAGGTCAGGCCGAGGAACTTTCTGACCACTGGGATCCCGCCTTGCTGCGTGAAGACGCGGAAAAGGCGCTGGCATCGACGCTGGAAGAAATGTTACCCCGCCTTGATGCCCTGTGGGCTGCCCACGACCATGCCGCTGCGCTGGCTTGCCTGAGCGCGGTGCGCCCCGCTGTGGATGCCTTTTTTGCAGGCGTGATGGTTATGTGCGATGATGCGGATCTGCGCCGCAACAGATTGAGCATGCTGCGCGGTCTTGGCTCGCGGTTTGCGCGTCTGGCCGATTTTTCAGCTTTGCAGATGTAG